The Pochonia chlamydosporia 170 chromosome 1, whole genome shotgun sequence genome window below encodes:
- a CDS encoding MFS gliotoxin efflux transporter GliA (similar to Pyrenophora tritici-repentis Pt-1C-BFP XP_001932524.1) has product MEPTSTSGLELQETQTASPDPNTAEQPPTTQDQYPTGLRFIFLTIGLILSIFLAALDSSILSTAIPRITDHFGTVKDVGWYSAGYTISNAAFGSTWGRSYKFFPLMATFSTAIAIFEAGNVICALARNSATLILGRMVAGVGGGGIMTGCFIVIALSVKPALRAAYMGVLGVTFGTASVTGPLLGGFLTDGPGWRWCFWVSLPIGVLAGVLVGVTFKTPFAARPVSCAVREKLFSLDLLGACMVMGSMSCFTLAMQRAAIPSQWHSPRVIIPLCSSVILLVLFILNERVMGVRAMIQTHLLKRRNISLNLIYQFFLGGLFFPLTYTLPIQFQSVGNSSATQSGIRLIPLILGVSIFTMVANGLLTFSRRFTTPFLLLGAAAGTLGAGLVHTLGAEAGTAPWIGYELLVGFGVGIALQVPMIANQAAVGVEDMAAITSLTLFVENVGAAVFIASTEAAFTNGLVRGLERDVPWLGAEMVIDTGATRIREVFGGDERGLEGVLRSYLGGCRDGQLVPISCGAAAVVVSLCVVGRGFGKEVRKRV; this is encoded by the exons ATGGAGCCCACGTCAACTTCAGGCTTAGAATTACAAGAAACACAAACCGCCAGCCCGGACCCCAACACAGCAGAGCAGCCTCCTACAACTCAAGACCAATACCCCACCGGTCTGCGGttcatcttcctcaccatcggcctcatcctcagcatcttcctcgcTGCCCTCGACTCCTCCATTCTATCTACTGCCATCCCCCGAATCACGGACCACTTTGGCACGGTCAAAGATGTAGGCTGGTACAGCGCCGGGTACACCATCTCCAACGCTGCCTTTGGATCAACATGGGGCAGATCG TATAAATTCTTCCCTCTGATGGCCACCTTTTCAACGGCCATTGCCATCTTTGAAGCTGGAAATGTCATCTGTGCTTTGGCGCGGAACAGTGCCACCCTGATACTGGGGAGGATGGTGGCAGGCGTGGGGGGAGGCGGCATCATGACGGGGTGCTTCATCGTTATTGCGCTGAGTGTTAAGCCTGCCCTTCGAGCGGCCTACATGGGTGTTTTGGGCGTGACGTTTGGGACGGCGAGCGTGACTGGGCCGTTACTCGGTGGGTTTTTGACGGATGGGCCTGGGTGGAggtggtgtttctg GGTGAGTTTGCCGATTGGTGTTCTGGCGGGAGTGTTAGTTGGGGTGACGTTTAAGACGCCCTTTGCTGCGCGGCCTGTGTCATGTGCTGTGAGGGAGAAGCTCTTTTCGTTGGATCTTCTGGGTGCTTGTATGGTGATGG GATCAATGTCGTGCTTTACCCTTGCTATGCAACGAGCTGCTATACCATCGCAATGGCACTCACCCCGGGTAATCATACCGCTGTGCTCCTCCGTCATTCTCCTCgttctcttcatcctcaacgaACGAGTTATGGGTGTCCGCGCCATGATCCAGACACACCTCCTCAAAAGACGCAACATCtccctcaacctcatctacCAATTCTTCCTCGGCggcctcttcttcccactAACATACACGCTGCCCATCCAATTCCAATCCGTGGGCAACTCCTCCGCCACCCAATCCGGCATCCGTCTCATCCCCCTTATCCTAGGCGTATCCATCTTCACAATGGTGGCCAACGGCCTGCTCACCTTCTCGCGCCGCTTCACCACGCCGTTCCTACTCCTCGGCGCAGCGGCGGGCACCCTCGGCGCGGGACTCGTGCACACTCTCGGCGCGGAGGCTGGCACAGCCCCCTGGATAGGGTACGAGCTGCTGGTAGGGTTCGGCGTCGGGATTGCGCTGCAGGTGCCGATGATTGCGAACCAGGCTGCCGTGGGGGTGGAGGACATGGCGGCGATAACGTCGCTGACGCTGTTTGTGGAGAATGTCGGGGCGGCGGTGTTTATTGCGTCGACGGAGGCGGCGTTTACGAATGGTCTTGTTAGGGGGCTGGAGAGGGATGTGCCGTGGTTGGGGGCGGAGATGGTGATTGATACGGGGGCGACGAGGATTCGGGAGGTGTTTGGGGGGGATGAGAGGGGGCTGGAGGGGGTTTTGAGGTCGTATTTGGGGGGGTGTCGGGATGGGCAGTTGGTGCCGATTTCGTGTGgtgcggcggcggtggtggtgagttTGTGTGTTGTTGGGAGGGGGTTTGGGAAGGAGGTGAGGAAGAGGGTGTGA
- a CDS encoding mid2 like cell wall stress sensor domain-containing protein yields the protein MARLPPHLRLLLLATVVSANPTPPLFARDGCATSGPTSCAAQGLAKQLCCPADSACVALAGKTTVICCPSNQSCNKIQPITCNLAEQDPSLNPNAPIKTTVKNAKLPTCGTNLCCPFGFTCSPDKTSCTMDQDQSKSPESSPSASPTRATLTSTTGPAPTATTTNTSTAAATTSADANQDHGSSGLGPEKISIIGGAVGGVLALCLLIGIIFLCVRSRSKKGSYQRSSSRDGSAGSGPYGNMISGPILNPETSYRTDFIRKPPSPPSPAASRFSRSLARLSRAPRLSVAHTENKHFSIRNPFHSPNPSVPSPSPRMSQSSLSSHDDDHPRTGHVGARLPPIRNLAPDRHSQYAHRDYSRESITVHAGPDTVPKDDNDNRTTTFGGLMRNYGDVHQNNGYTPGSQTLQVPGARRS from the coding sequence ATGGCCAGGCTGCCACCTCACctgcggctgctgctcctTGCGACAGTCGTGTCCGCAAACCCAACACCGCCTCTCTTCGCTCGTGATGGCTGCGCAACCAGCGGCCCTACATCCTGCGCAGCGCAAGGTCTCGCCAAACAACTATGTTGTCCGGCAGACAGTGCCTGTGTTGCGTTGGCCGGGAAGACTACAGTTATTTGCTGCCCAAGCAATCAATCGTGCAACAAAATCCAACCGATAACGTGCAACCTCGCCGAACAGGACCCGAGTTTGAACCCGAATGCGCCCATCAAAACTACAGTGAAGAACGCCAAGCTGCCGACGTGTGGTACCAATCTCTGCTGCCCGTTTGGTTTCACTTGCTCCCCCGATAAAACATCATGTACCATGGACCAAGACCAGTCTAAATCACCAGAAAGTTCACCCTCCGCCAGTCCGACCAGAGCAACGCTTACATCTACAACTGGTCCTGCAccaaccgcaaccacaaccaacacGTCAACTGCGGCTGCTACGACTTCCGCGGATGCAAATCAAGATCACGGCTCATCCGGCCTTGGACCCGAAAAGATATCCATCATAGGAGGCGCGGTTGGCGGCGTCCTTGCCCTGTGTCTCCTCATCGGGATCATATTCCTCTGTGTACGAAGTCGCTCCAAGAAGGGATCTTACCAGAGATCCTCATCTCGCGATGGATCTGCCGGCTCCGGCCCGTACGGAAACATGATCTCAGGACCAATTCTGAACCCTGAGACTTCGTACCGCACCGATTTCATTCGGAAACCGCCGTCGCCGCCGTCGCCGGCCGCATCACGGTTCAGTCGTTCACTAGCTCGTCTCTCACGAGCCCCCCGACTCTCAGTCGCTCACACAGAGAACAAGCATTTCTCCATACGGAACCCATTTCACTCCCCTAACCCATCTGtgccctcgccctcgccacGCATGTCACAGTCGTCTCTGTCGTCGCACGACGATGACCACCCGCGCACCGGACACGTTGGCGCGCGGCTTCCTCCCATCCGCAACCTGGCCCCCGACCGCCATTCGCAATACGCCCATCGCGATTACAGCCGCGAAAGTATCACCGTACACGCCGGCCCGGACACCGTGCCCAAGGATGACAATGATAATCGGACCACGACATTCGGCGGACTGATGAGGAATTACGGCGATGTTCACCAAAACAATGGCTACACACCTGGGAGTCAGACGCTGCAGGTTCCCGGGGCGAGACGATCATGA
- a CDS encoding C6 sexual development transcription factor (Pro1) (similar to Neosartorya fischeri NRRL 181 XP_001267041.1): MPSSPPDYHNCSKGAPEAVAKMAVAQSTKAKPASKANNGGTKSKAKTQMHRRSRTGCYTCRLRRKKCDEGTPLCTACKHLGLQCEYKRPMWWSNNDARRKQKEDIKSIIKRKKLAEKTSNSIQTSVSPPPGLSHSVPTSATYSDPMDRTRSASIDSHYSGGFNFNSPPNGTEFAVYNTQIHPDYAFNGYSPYEVDVKTERQMFVNDVPTLRESHVATFSTYQTPPPPGTVLPTGQFENGWTEHIRHERRGSLAEEALNVNFFDFAHGSHNNSKPFRVELEETDQLLLDHFILQVLPIIFPILESNQHGSVASDLIFPALQSNGVYLNCCLSIAAQHIKTHGGLPVEDIDDAIMKHRYATIFSLCESLKRDENHQQILEATLGLIFFQCIVGRFDDGLLDIPWHQHFQAAISLVQKLELPALVSDPAGQVGPTPFNMTLTGWIDILGATMQGISPTFAHTYREKHLSPVNSQLGLRELMGCEDRVMYLISEIACLDSLKKDGMDDYTLCQHVSALGEQLTLTEVGDTGPKMPFSSSNTLSPKQLCRNITSAFRIAARIYLCSLIPGFSPSQPSPCALIDKLHHVLQFIPAGPLGYDRSLVWVYLFGASVSLPGSSFRVFFEDRVSQLGADAMCGAFGRMVTLVREVWVQGENLAQVATPGSCSSEIMQPFVNWRDVMQSKGWDFLLI; the protein is encoded by the exons ATGCCATCCTCGCCCCCCGACTATCACAACTGCTCCAAGGGAGCACCCGAAGCAGTTGCGAAAATGGCCGTCGCGCAAAGCACAAAGGCTAAACCGGCCTCGAAAGCTAACAATGGAGGTacaaagtcaaaggcaaagacgcAAATGCACCGCAGGTCAAGAACAG GTTGCTATACTTGCAGACTAAGGCGGAAGAAGTGTGATGAGGGCACGCCGCTTTGCACTGCCTGCAAACACCTTGGATTACAATGCGAATACAAGCGTCCCATGTGGTGGAGCAACAATGACGCTCGAAGGAAACAAAAGGAAGACATCAAGAGCATTATTAAACGCAAGAAGCTGGCTGAGAAAACCTCCAACTCTATCCAGACGTCAGTTAGTCCGCCTCCGGGATTGTCGCATTCTGTGCCCACATCAGCAACGTACTCAGACCCAATGGATCGCACGAGATCCGCTTCTATTGACTCTCACTACTCTGGTGgattcaacttcaacagcccACCAAACGGGACTGAGTTTGCCGTCTACAACACCCAAATACACCCGGATTACGCCTTCAACGGCTACTCGCCATACGAGGTAGATGTCAAGACGGAGCGCCAAATGTTCGTCAATGACGTTCCCACGCTTCGAGAATCTCATGTTGCCACATTCAGCACTTATCAaactcctccgcctcccGGGACTGTGCTGCCAACGGGCCAATTCGAGAATGGGTGGACGGAGCACATTCGACATGAGCGACGCGGGTCACTGGCAGAAGAGGCACTCAATGTCAACTTTTTTGACTTTGCGCACGGCTCACACAACAACTCAAAGCCGTTCCGGGTTGAGTTGGAGGAGACCGACCAACTTCTGCTTGACCACTTCATTCTGCAGGTCCTCCCAATCATCTTCCCCATCCTCGAGTCCAACCAACACGGGTCGGTTGCCTCTGACCTGATCTTTCCCGCCCTGCAATCCAATGGAGTCTATCTCAACTGCTGTCTCAGTATTGCTGCCCAGCACATCAAGACCCACGGCGGCCTGCCTGTGGAGGACATTGACgacgccatcatgaagcACCGGTATGCTACCATCTTCTCGCTCTGCGAGTCGTTAAAGCGTGATGAGAACCACCAACAAATCCTAGAAGCCACATTgggcctcatcttctttcaGTGCATCGTAGGTCGCTTTGATGATGGTCTTTTGGATATCCCCTGGCATCAACACTTCCAGGCCGCCATCAGCCTTGTCCAGAAGCTCGAGCTGCCCGCTCTTGTGTCGGATCCTGCTGGTCAGGTTGGGCCTACTCCGTTCAACATGACACTGACGGGCTGGATTGACATCCTTGGCGCCACCATGCAAGGCATCTCGCCTACCTTTGCTCACACATACCGAGAAAAACACCTGTCTCCCGTCAACTCCCAACTTGGGCTCCGTGAGCTCATGGGCTGCGAGGACCGAGTCATGTACCTCATATCCGAGATTGCGTGCCTCGACTCCCTCAAAAAGGACGGTATGGACGACTATACTCTCTGCCAGCATGTGTCTGCCTTGGGAGAGCAGCTTACTCTCACAGAGGTTGGCGACACGGGACCCAAGATGCCCTTCAGTTCCAGCAATACCTTGTCTCCTAAGCAACTATGCAGAAATATCACCTCCGCTTTCCGAATTGCTGCTCGCATCTACCTCTGCAGCTTGATCCCAGGCTTCAGTCCCAGTCAGCCTTCACCGTGTGCCCTGATTGACAAGCTACATCACGTACTTCAATTCATCCCAGCTGGCCCGCTTGGCTACGATCGCTCCCTTGTCTGGGTGTATCTCTTTGGCGCATCGGTGAGCTTGCCTGGAAGCAGTTTCCGAGTCTTCTTTGAGGACCGCGTTTCTCAACTGGGCGCAGATGCCATGTGTGGTGCCTTTGGCAGAATGGTGACTCTCGTCCGAGAAGTGTGGGTGCAAGGCGAGAATTTGGCTCAAGTTGCTACTCCTGGATCTTGCTCCTCTGAGATTATGCAGCCGTTTGTTAACTGGCGCGATGTCATGCAAAGTAAAGGCTGGGACTTCCTGTTGATTTGA
- a CDS encoding omega-atracotoxin domain-containing protein → MRFITYLVTISLGAMSVLAESKARPRCAAEGRPCNFSGNPDLTCCSGLTCKWEKNELGNSVQRCRK, encoded by the exons ATGCGCTTTATTACATACCTTGTCACCATCTCTCTCGGCGCCATGAGCGTCCTCGCCGAATCAAAAG CTCGTCCGCGCTGTGCAGCAGAGGGCCGCCCTTGCAACTTTTCGGGAAATCCTGATCTTACGTGCTGTTCAGGACTTACCTGCAAGTGGGAGAAGAATGAGCTTGGAAACTCGGTCCAGCGATGCAGGAAGTGA